Proteins encoded in a region of the Acidobacteriota bacterium genome:
- a CDS encoding 4Fe-4S binding protein, whose amino-acid sequence MTYIVAEPCVECKYTDCAAVCPVEAFHELPDKLLINPDTCIDCDACLPECPVEAIFSDMSIPEEYLPWLEINKEAESYPIISTKQPALFGEGCKGQPE is encoded by the coding sequence ATGACATATATCGTTGCTGAACCTTGCGTTGAATGTAAATATACGGATTGTGCCGCGGTTTGCCCGGTCGAGGCGTTCCATGAACTCCCGGACAAGCTTTTGATCAATCCCGATACCTGCATCGATTGCGATGCGTGCCTGCCGGAGTGCCCGGTTGAGGCGATCTTTTCTGATATGTCGATCCCGGAAGAATATCTCCCGTGGCTTGAGATCAATAAAGAGGCCGAAAGTTATCCGATCATCAGCACAAAGCAGCCGGCCCTTTTTGGCGAGGGTTGCAAAGGCCAACCCGAGTAG
- the lpxI gene encoding UDP-2,3-diacylglucosamine diphosphatase LpxI (LpxI, functionally equivalent to LpxH, replaces it in LPS biosynthesis in a minority of bacteria.), with translation MKYGLIAGNGQFPFLVVEGARRAGASLSVVAIKEETDPRIDEVADKVTWVGIGQLGRMIDFFKREGVGRAIMAGQVKHVQIFSGSLPDVRMLKMLWNLPKRNTDALIGGIADEMAKEGIELIDSTHFIKDQLAPSGPLTKRTPNETERENIEYGLHIASEIARLDLGQTIVVRAKACVAIEAMEGTDATILRAGELANSKLTVIKVAKPDQDMRFDVPVVGVPTVETMIAAGVTCLSVTAGKTLIFDREEMIKLADKHKIAIIGS, from the coding sequence ATGAAATACGGCCTAATCGCGGGCAATGGGCAGTTTCCGTTTTTGGTCGTCGAGGGAGCTCGGCGGGCCGGGGCTTCGCTTTCCGTTGTCGCCATCAAAGAAGAGACCGATCCACGGATCGACGAGGTCGCCGATAAAGTGACGTGGGTCGGCATCGGCCAACTGGGCAGGATGATCGACTTTTTCAAACGCGAAGGCGTCGGCCGGGCGATAATGGCCGGACAGGTCAAGCACGTGCAGATCTTCTCGGGCTCGCTGCCGGACGTTAGAATGCTCAAGATGCTCTGGAACTTGCCGAAGCGAAATACCGATGCGCTCATCGGCGGCATCGCGGACGAAATGGCAAAGGAAGGCATCGAGCTGATCGACTCGACACATTTCATCAAGGACCAACTCGCTCCGAGCGGCCCGCTCACCAAACGCACCCCGAACGAGACCGAGCGGGAGAATATCGAATACGGCCTCCACATCGCGTCTGAGATCGCGAGGCTCGACCTCGGGCAGACGATCGTCGTCCGGGCGAAGGCCTGCGTCGCGATCGAAGCGATGGAGGGAACTGACGCGACCATTCTGCGGGCGGGCGAGCTCGCAAACAGCAAGCTAACGGTCATCAAGGTCGCCAAGCCCGATCAGGATATGCGGTTCGACGTCCCGGTCGTCGGCGTCCCCACCGTTGAAACGATGATCGCCGCTGGTGTGACCTGCCTTTCCGTCACCGCCGGCAAGACGCTCATTTTCGACCGCGAAGAAATGATAAAGCTCGCCGATAAACACAAGATCGCGATTATCGGCAGCTGA
- a CDS encoding S8 family serine peptidase: MNRNNFLIHFVIALVLVTLAGVLGQMDRWRSSLRPATSETRDLARNNGEARQQVRADGEPEVLVRFKPGASRTEIDRLTRRFNDRVEDRIEFVRGLKSIDDLDNADPETVAAQYRAMADLVEYAEPNFRIETELPDFRPVAERSDEAPVNSPNDPYFNDQWALFNNGENGGKSRADIDAQKAWELTKGSEEVVVAVLDTGVDYTHPDLVANMWTRPDNIPQYSDAQLGTFNDRFGFNAQSNLADPMDDNGHGTHCAGVIGAEGNNDLGIAGVNWNVQIMPLKFLGRGGFGTTKDAIEAINYAIDRKQNGVNVRVISASWGSTQYSKALEDAIRAAGENGILFIAAAGNSSTDNDRRPHYPSNYDLPNVISVAALDRNDSLSSFSNYGAKTVHVAAPGRDIVSTWLKEAFREASGTSMATPHVAGIAGLMIAAEPEITVETLRKRLIAATDKLETVDGKVVSGGRINAAKALAK, from the coding sequence ATGAACCGCAATAATTTTCTTATCCACTTCGTCATCGCTCTCGTGCTTGTCACCCTCGCCGGCGTGCTCGGCCAGATGGACAGATGGCGTTCGAGCCTAAGGCCGGCAACATCGGAGACGCGCGACCTTGCCCGCAATAACGGCGAAGCCCGGCAGCAAGTTCGTGCCGACGGCGAACCCGAAGTGCTGGTGCGGTTCAAGCCGGGAGCTTCCCGAACCGAGATCGACCGACTCACGCGCCGGTTCAATGACCGCGTTGAGGATCGCATCGAATTCGTCCGCGGATTGAAATCGATCGATGACCTCGATAATGCAGACCCTGAAACGGTAGCGGCACAATATCGGGCGATGGCGGATCTTGTCGAATATGCCGAACCGAATTTCCGTATCGAAACCGAGCTCCCGGATTTTCGTCCCGTTGCCGAACGCAGCGATGAGGCTCCGGTAAATTCGCCGAACGATCCCTATTTCAATGATCAATGGGCGCTCTTTAACAATGGCGAGAATGGCGGCAAGTCGCGTGCGGACATCGATGCTCAAAAAGCCTGGGAGCTGACAAAGGGCAGCGAAGAGGTGGTCGTCGCGGTGCTCGATACAGGCGTTGACTACACGCACCCGGACCTCGTTGCAAATATGTGGACGCGGCCGGATAATATTCCGCAATACTCGGACGCACAGCTCGGCACCTTCAACGACCGGTTTGGCTTTAACGCACAGAGCAACCTCGCCGACCCGATGGACGACAACGGCCACGGAACGCACTGTGCAGGTGTGATCGGAGCCGAAGGCAACAACGACCTCGGTATCGCCGGCGTGAATTGGAACGTGCAGATAATGCCGCTCAAGTTTCTCGGCCGCGGCGGATTTGGCACGACCAAGGACGCGATCGAGGCGATCAACTACGCCATAGACCGCAAGCAGAACGGCGTGAACGTACGCGTCATCTCAGCAAGCTGGGGCTCGACGCAATATTCGAAAGCTCTTGAAGATGCGATCCGTGCCGCCGGCGAGAACGGCATTCTCTTCATCGCCGCTGCGGGCAACTCCTCGACCGACAACGACCGCCGCCCGCATTATCCCTCGAACTACGATCTGCCGAACGTGATCAGCGTGGCCGCACTCGACCGCAACGATTCGCTCTCGTCGTTTTCAAATTACGGAGCAAAGACGGTCCACGTTGCCGCTCCGGGACGCGATATCGTCTCGACCTGGCTTAAGGAAGCGTTCCGCGAAGCATCTGGCACCTCAATGGCAACGCCGCACGTCGCTGGCATCGCAGGGCTGATGATTGCCGCCGAACCGGAAATCACGGTCGAAACACTTCGCAAGCGTCTGATCGCAGCTACTGACAAGCTTGAAACAGTCGACGGCAAGGTCGTCTCAGGCGGCCGCATAAATGCCGCAAAGGCACTCGCGAAGTAA
- a CDS encoding DUF2085 domain-containing protein produces MARRADEYISLTDSGSLRRQAVRVVAITGIVTAVWLLLILSPPLLYAAGFGSAGSSVFGFFGNICHQIPERSFHWLGHQLGVCSRCFGVYAGLVAAVVVYPLWRAVDNIEPLPRIWLLLSVVPMAVDWALTIFGLWENTFFTRTLTGLILGFACGVYILPALVEITRNFRPPARQAAA; encoded by the coding sequence ATGGCACGCCGTGCAGATGAATACATTTCGCTCACCGATTCGGGCAGCCTTCGCCGACAGGCCGTTCGGGTCGTTGCCATCACCGGTATCGTAACCGCGGTTTGGCTTCTTCTGATCCTTTCGCCGCCTCTACTTTACGCAGCCGGCTTTGGCTCGGCGGGCAGTTCGGTTTTCGGGTTCTTTGGTAACATCTGCCACCAGATCCCGGAGCGTTCGTTCCATTGGCTTGGCCACCAGTTGGGCGTTTGCTCGCGCTGCTTTGGTGTTTATGCCGGGCTCGTTGCGGCGGTCGTTGTTTATCCGCTCTGGCGGGCGGTGGATAATATCGAACCGCTTCCGCGCATCTGGCTGCTTCTTTCGGTAGTTCCGATGGCGGTCGATTGGGCGCTGACCATATTTGGCCTCTGGGAAAATACCTTTTTCACGCGGACGCTGACCGGCCTGATACTCGGCTTTGCATGCGGCGTTTACATCTTGCCCGCCCTTGTTGAGATAACGCGCAACTTCCGACCGCCGGCCCGGCAGGCCGCGGCATGA
- the glpX gene encoding class II fructose-bisphosphatase, with protein MKNTKAEHELALEFLRVTEAAAIASARTMGQGDRKHSDHVAVEAMREVMDTVPMRGRIVIGEGERDEAPMLYIGEEVGGGAFTDESRAEFPEVDIAVDPLEGTNLCALGANNAIAVLAAAERGGLLNAPDIYMDKIVVGPSCRGSVDIDAPVAENLKNIARRLGREIEDLTVICLDRKRHRQLVQDVRATGARIRLISDGDLSAGISAAVAGTNIHALMGIGGAPEGVITAAAMKCLNGEIQAKLVFDPEKLGVDASKVPPAEEVIERIKEMGINDPNKIYDTNDLAPGKKVIFAATGVTDGSLLRGVRFFGEGKRTHSVVMTTDSKSIRFVDTVHVEGGPDAVIRF; from the coding sequence ATGAAGAATACCAAAGCCGAGCATGAGCTCGCCCTCGAATTTTTGCGTGTGACCGAAGCCGCCGCCATTGCCTCAGCCAGGACAATGGGCCAAGGCGACCGTAAGCACTCCGACCACGTCGCCGTTGAGGCGATGCGAGAGGTTATGGACACCGTCCCGATGCGCGGCCGCATCGTTATCGGCGAAGGCGAACGCGACGAGGCGCCGATGCTCTACATCGGCGAAGAGGTCGGCGGCGGTGCGTTTACGGACGAATCGCGTGCCGAGTTTCCCGAGGTCGATATCGCCGTTGACCCGCTCGAGGGAACAAATCTTTGTGCCCTCGGTGCCAATAATGCGATCGCCGTGCTTGCGGCGGCCGAACGCGGCGGGCTGCTCAATGCTCCGGATATATACATGGATAAGATCGTTGTTGGGCCTTCGTGCCGCGGCTCGGTCGATATCGATGCCCCCGTTGCGGAAAACCTCAAGAATATCGCCCGCCGGCTTGGCCGCGAGATCGAGGACCTGACCGTTATCTGCCTTGACCGCAAGCGTCACCGTCAGCTTGTTCAGGACGTACGCGCGACCGGAGCGCGCATCCGGCTCATATCTGACGGCGACCTTTCGGCGGGAATCTCCGCGGCCGTAGCCGGGACAAATATCCATGCCCTCATGGGTATTGGCGGAGCGCCCGAGGGCGTTATCACGGCTGCCGCGATGAAGTGCCTGAACGGCGAGATCCAGGCGAAGCTTGTCTTCGACCCCGAAAAGCTCGGTGTTGACGCCTCAAAGGTCCCGCCGGCCGAGGAGGTCATTGAGCGGATAAAGGAGATGGGAATCAACGACCCAAACAAGATCTACGACACCAATGACCTTGCACCCGGCAAGAAGGTCATATTTGCGGCGACCGGCGTGACCGATGGCTCGCTGCTCCGCGGCGTGCGTTTCTTTGGCGAGGGCAAGCGAACCCATTCGGTCGTGATGACGACGGACTCGAAGAGCATCCGCTTTGTCGATACGGTCCACGTCGAAGGCGGGCCCGATGCCGTTATCAGGTTTTAG
- the ppsA gene encoding phosphoenolpyruvate synthase, with the protein MMDDSKPFVLDLIEVGAGDVALVGGKCASLGELFRELTTEGVNAVDGFTTTSHAYEVLLETGGLRKRLRELLKGLDVNDVDELARVGGEARRLMLETPFPPEVETAIKTAYEQLGERIGKKSFEVAVRSSATAEDLPDASFAGQQDTILNVRGDARLIEACHECYASLWTDRAISYRTAKGFDHFDVALSIGIQPMIRSDAACSGVMFTLDTESGFRDAVVINGAWGLGEAVVQGMTTPDEWIVFKPTLKQGFRPIVTRKLGVKEVKMVFADDGSGTQVRDVVESQRKRFCLAGFEVLQLAKWACAIEDHYSKLAGKSQPMDIEWAKDGVTGELYILQARPETVHTQQDNNYIETYALTGTHGAPLSSGVAVGNRIGHGKAHVLLDSSKLNSFKEGEILVTSSTDPAWEPIMKKASAIVTERGGRTCHSAIISRELGIPCIVGTGDATEKVKNGTDITVSCAEGDVGNIYYGKIDFEVQRHKISSDKRPETQIMMNVGDPDHAFTVSRLPNDGVGLARLEFIINNHIGIHPMALVNYPRLRNREDVQLIADRILEEDPKEYFVRSLAEGIGRIAAAFYPKPVIVRMSDFKSNEYAMLIGGAEFEPHEENPMLGFRGASRYYDDRYKAGFRLECLAMRRVREDMGLTNVKAMIPFCRTVAEGEKVIALMAEHGLVQGENDLEIYAMCELPANVVFADEFLQVFDGYSIGSNDLTQLALGLDRDSEMVAHLFDERDGAVMKMVAMAIEAARRNGKKIGICGQAPSDYPEFADFLVEHGINSISLNPDTVISAAHHILETEKKMKSSAATSEA; encoded by the coding sequence ATGATGGACGACAGCAAACCATTTGTACTCGATCTCATAGAGGTTGGAGCGGGCGATGTGGCCCTCGTCGGCGGCAAGTGCGCAAGCCTCGGCGAGCTCTTCCGCGAGCTGACGACCGAGGGCGTCAACGCCGTTGACGGCTTCACGACGACGAGCCACGCCTACGAGGTCCTGCTTGAAACAGGCGGGCTTCGCAAGAGGCTTCGAGAGCTCCTGAAGGGCCTTGATGTCAATGACGTTGATGAACTTGCCCGCGTCGGTGGCGAGGCTCGGCGGCTGATGCTTGAAACGCCGTTTCCGCCCGAGGTCGAAACGGCGATCAAGACCGCATACGAGCAACTCGGCGAGCGTATCGGCAAGAAATCGTTCGAGGTCGCGGTCCGCTCGTCGGCAACTGCCGAGGATCTGCCGGACGCCTCGTTCGCCGGCCAGCAAGACACGATCCTCAATGTCCGCGGCGATGCCCGCTTGATAGAAGCCTGCCACGAATGCTATGCCTCGCTTTGGACAGACCGTGCTATTTCCTATCGGACAGCAAAAGGCTTTGACCATTTCGACGTCGCACTCTCTATCGGCATTCAGCCGATGATCCGCTCGGATGCGGCCTGCTCCGGCGTGATGTTTACGCTCGATACCGAAAGCGGCTTTCGCGACGCGGTCGTTATCAATGGCGCCTGGGGACTCGGCGAGGCGGTAGTTCAGGGAATGACGACGCCCGACGAATGGATCGTCTTCAAGCCGACGCTCAAGCAGGGCTTTCGGCCGATCGTCACGCGAAAGCTCGGCGTAAAAGAAGTGAAGATGGTCTTTGCCGATGATGGAAGCGGAACGCAGGTCCGCGACGTCGTCGAATCGCAGCGAAAGCGTTTTTGCCTCGCGGGGTTTGAGGTGCTGCAGCTTGCCAAGTGGGCTTGCGCTATTGAGGACCATTATTCGAAGCTTGCCGGTAAGTCGCAGCCGATGGACATCGAGTGGGCAAAGGATGGCGTCACCGGCGAGCTATATATTCTTCAAGCTCGGCCCGAGACCGTCCACACGCAGCAGGACAATAACTACATTGAGACATATGCGCTGACCGGCACCCACGGAGCTCCGCTCTCGTCCGGAGTCGCCGTCGGCAACCGGATCGGCCACGGAAAGGCTCACGTATTGCTCGATTCGAGCAAGCTCAATTCGTTCAAGGAAGGCGAGATCCTCGTCACTTCATCGACCGATCCGGCCTGGGAGCCGATCATGAAAAAGGCTTCCGCCATCGTTACCGAACGCGGCGGCCGGACATGCCACTCGGCGATCATCAGCCGCGAGCTCGGCATTCCCTGCATTGTCGGCACCGGCGACGCGACCGAGAAGGTCAAGAACGGCACTGACATCACTGTAAGCTGTGCCGAGGGCGACGTCGGAAACATCTATTACGGCAAGATCGATTTCGAAGTGCAGCGGCACAAGATCTCGTCCGATAAACGCCCGGAAACGCAAATCATGATGAACGTCGGCGACCCCGACCATGCGTTTACCGTCTCTCGCCTGCCGAACGACGGCGTCGGCCTCGCCCGGCTCGAGTTCATCATCAACAACCACATCGGCATCCACCCGATGGCTCTCGTCAATTATCCGCGGCTTCGCAATCGCGAGGACGTTCAGCTTATAGCCGACCGCATTCTCGAGGAAGACCCGAAGGAGTATTTCGTCCGTTCGCTGGCCGAGGGCATCGGCCGCATTGCCGCCGCGTTTTATCCAAAGCCGGTGATCGTCCGGATGTCCGACTTCAAATCGAACGAATACGCGATGCTGATCGGGGGTGCCGAATTTGAGCCGCACGAAGAAAATCCGATGCTCGGCTTTCGCGGAGCCTCGCGCTACTACGACGACCGCTACAAGGCCGGCTTCCGGCTTGAGTGCCTTGCGATGCGGCGCGTCCGCGAGGATATGGGCCTGACCAACGTAAAGGCAATGATCCCGTTCTGCCGGACGGTCGCCGAGGGCGAAAAAGTGATCGCTCTGATGGCCGAACACGGCCTTGTGCAGGGCGAGAACGACCTTGAGATCTACGCGATGTGCGAGCTGCCGGCAAACGTCGTCTTTGCTGATGAGTTCCTTCAGGTATTTGACGGCTACTCGATCGGCTCGAACGACCTGACCCAGCTTGCCCTCGGGCTCGATCGTGATTCGGAAATGGTCGCCCACCTTTTTGACGAACGCGACGGCGCGGTGATGAAAATGGTCGCGATGGCGATCGAGGCCGCCCGCCGCAATGGCAAAAAGATCGGGATCTGTGGCCAGGCTCCCTCGGACTATCCGGAGTTTGCCGATTTCCTCGTCGAGCACGGCATCAATTCCATCTCGCTCAACCCGGATACGGTGATCAGCGCAGCTCATCACATTCTCGAAACCGAGAAGAAGATGAAAAGCTCGGCCGCGACTTCCGAAGCTTGA
- the rsmI gene encoding 16S rRNA (cytidine(1402)-2'-O)-methyltransferase, with amino-acid sequence MAGVLYIVPTPIGNLGDLSPRAEETLRLADVVACEDTRHTQKLLNHFGIKVELVSYHEHNEQQRAAELIRKLESGLSVALVSDAGTPAISDPGVPLVRAAHEAGIKVISLPGPSALIAAAAASGLGTDSIFFGGFLPSRPGQRRKRLRECAEIPATLVFYESPHRIAASLADCLAVLGDRQASISRELSKIHEETLTGKISQLITIIDAKAKGEFVLVIDRGTSEAAIADKDTPDLKERVRALEAEGMTSREALKKAAKELGLARSEAYRLLHIDGE; translated from the coding sequence ATGGCAGGCGTTCTTTATATAGTTCCGACACCGATCGGCAATCTCGGCGACCTCTCGCCGCGTGCCGAGGAAACCCTGCGCTTGGCCGACGTCGTCGCCTGCGAAGATACCCGCCACACTCAAAAGCTCCTGAACCATTTCGGCATCAAGGTTGAGCTCGTCAGCTACCACGAACACAATGAACAACAGCGGGCCGCCGAGCTCATCCGCAAGCTTGAAAGCGGGCTCTCGGTCGCGCTCGTCTCGGATGCGGGCACACCGGCGATCAGCGACCCCGGTGTGCCCCTTGTCCGTGCTGCTCATGAAGCGGGCATAAAGGTGATCTCGTTGCCCGGGCCGTCTGCATTGATTGCGGCCGCGGCGGCCTCGGGGCTTGGGACGGATTCGATATTTTTCGGCGGTTTTCTTCCCTCGCGGCCCGGCCAGCGGCGCAAACGGCTCCGCGAATGTGCGGAAATTCCGGCAACTCTCGTCTTTTACGAATCTCCGCACAGGATCGCCGCGAGCCTTGCAGACTGCCTTGCCGTGCTCGGCGACAGGCAGGCTTCGATCTCCCGCGAACTCTCAAAGATCCACGAAGAGACCCTCACCGGAAAAATTAGTCAGCTCATCACAATAATTGATGCAAAAGCTAAAGGCGAATTCGTTCTAGTTATTGACCGGGGAACATCTGAGGCGGCAATCGCCGATAAAGACACCCCGGATTTGAAAGAACGGGTCAGAGCACTTGAGGCAGAAGGGATGACATCCCGCGAAGCCTTAAAGAAAGCGGCGAAGGAACTCGGGCTTGCCCGGTCCGAAGCCTACAGGCTTTTGCATATCGACGGCGAATAG
- a CDS encoding M20/M25/M40 family metallo-hydrolase, producing MRKNLFALLMFISLLAPSIALAQAPVRVTPAERRIAETITADKLSNWLHFVASDAMAGRDTPSQGLDVTAEFLKMNLSRWGFKPAGDNGTFFQKMTLKTESIDAEATRLKIGERSFKLNDDFFRFGGNSSISGEMVFAGHGWVVKSKGVDAYAGVDVRDKIVVLYEPGFPAQNTLTRMPAGVTAADLTGTKGTDWADPVTHANANGAKGIIMIGSPQVDAAWGQVRNFLSRGSSYIEGLRDAPAAAQAMPVLLVSGATGAEVLAGQSGTRDSKTAFAISKTAEISVAAKQETRMTQNVVALWEGGDPVLKNEMVAVGAHYDHVGTNPNAPGEDKIWNGADDDGSGTVALLAMAEALAVSKVRPKRSVLFVWHAGEEKGLWGAEYFNKFPTVDIKQVIAQLNIDMIGRSKKADDTNPRNKDLSGPNEVYVIGSEMMSSTLGSITKGTNDAFLKLDYNYKYDDPKDTNRFFFRSDHFHYAVNGIPIAFWFTGVHEDYHQPGDHPDKIDYAKYEKITRTIFLTMWELTDMRERPKVDKELPPELRSR from the coding sequence ATGAGAAAAAACCTATTTGCCCTTTTGATGTTCATCAGCCTTCTGGCGCCGAGCATTGCCTTGGCCCAGGCTCCGGTCCGGGTAACTCCGGCCGAACGTCGCATCGCCGAGACCATCACCGCCGATAAGCTCAGCAACTGGCTGCACTTTGTCGCGTCCGATGCGATGGCCGGCCGCGATACGCCCTCGCAGGGCCTCGACGTAACGGCCGAGTTCCTGAAGATGAACCTCTCGCGTTGGGGCTTTAAGCCCGCCGGCGATAACGGCACCTTCTTCCAGAAGATGACACTCAAGACCGAGTCCATCGACGCCGAAGCGACACGGCTCAAGATCGGCGAACGATCGTTCAAGCTCAATGACGACTTCTTCCGCTTCGGCGGGAATAGTTCCATCTCGGGCGAAATGGTCTTTGCGGGCCACGGTTGGGTGGTCAAGTCGAAAGGCGTGGATGCTTACGCGGGCGTCGATGTTCGTGACAAGATCGTCGTGCTTTACGAACCGGGATTTCCGGCCCAGAACACGTTGACGCGAATGCCCGCCGGTGTCACGGCTGCAGACCTGACCGGAACAAAAGGCACGGACTGGGCCGACCCGGTCACACATGCCAACGCGAATGGGGCGAAAGGCATCATCATGATAGGCTCGCCGCAGGTCGATGCTGCTTGGGGACAGGTTCGGAACTTCCTTTCCCGCGGAAGTTCATATATCGAAGGTTTAAGAGACGCGCCGGCCGCGGCCCAAGCGATGCCTGTCCTGCTCGTCTCGGGTGCGACCGGTGCCGAGGTGCTCGCGGGCCAGTCCGGAACGCGCGATTCAAAGACCGCTTTTGCAATAAGCAAGACCGCCGAGATCTCGGTTGCCGCTAAGCAGGAAACCCGAATGACGCAGAACGTTGTCGCCCTCTGGGAAGGCGGCGATCCTGTGCTAAAGAATGAGATGGTTGCCGTCGGAGCCCACTACGACCACGTCGGGACCAACCCGAACGCGCCGGGCGAGGATAAGATCTGGAACGGGGCCGATGATGACGGCTCGGGCACGGTCGCACTTCTCGCGATGGCCGAGGCGTTAGCCGTTTCAAAGGTGCGGCCTAAGCGTTCGGTGCTTTTTGTCTGGCACGCGGGTGAAGAGAAGGGGCTCTGGGGAGCCGAATATTTCAACAAGTTCCCGACCGTCGATATCAAGCAGGTCATCGCCCAGCTCAATATCGACATGATCGGCCGAAGCAAGAAGGCCGACGATACGAACCCGCGAAACAAGGACCTTTCGGGCCCGAATGAGGTTTATGTCATCGGCTCTGAGATGATGAGCTCGACGCTTGGATCCATAACCAAGGGCACGAACGATGCGTTTCTGAAGCTTGACTACAACTACAAGTATGACGATCCAAAGGACACGAACCGCTTCTTTTTCCGCTCAGACCACTTCCACTACGCGGTCAATGGGATCCCGATCGCTTTTTGGTTCACCGGTGTTCACGAAGACTATCACCAGCCCGGCGACCACCCGGACAAGATCGATTACGCTAAGTATGAAAAGATAACGCGAACGATCTTTTTGACGATGTGGGAATTGACCGACATGCGAGAACGGCCAAAGGTTGATAAAGAACTGCCGCCGGAACTCCGTAGCCGATAA